The following coding sequences lie in one Takifugu rubripes chromosome 8, fTakRub1.2, whole genome shotgun sequence genomic window:
- the pea15 gene encoding astrocytic phosphoprotein PEA-15 has product MAEYTSLLSDLSENITNEDLEQLKSACKEDIPEDQSNNITSSKEWFSYLEKNDKLAQDNLSYIEHIFEISRRPDLLTRVVEYRTTVLKISEDDEIDTKLTRIPSAKKYKDIIRQPSEDEIIKLAPPPKKA; this is encoded by the exons ATGGCGGAGTACACCTCTCTGCTCAGTGACCTCTCTGAAAACATCACCAACGAAGACTTGGAGCAGCTCAAGTCAGCCTGTAAGGAGGACATCCCGGAGGACCAGAGCAACAACATCACATCCTCCAAGGAGTGGTTCAGCTACCTGGAGAAGAATGACAAGCTGGCTCAGG ATAACCTGTCGTACATCGAGCACATCTTTGAGATCTCGCGGCGACCCGACCTACTGACGAGGGTGGTGGAGTACCGAACCACCGTGCTGAAGATCTCTGAGGACGACGAGATCGACACCAAACTCACCCGCATCCCGTCAGCCAAGAAATACAAAG ACATCATCCGCCAGCCCTCTGAAGATGAGATCATCAAGTTGGCGCCTCCCCCGAAAAAAGCATGA